CCGTCGAAATGTCGCCGTTGACCAAAAAGCACCGCAGCAAACCGGGACTGGTGGAGCGTTTTGAGTTATTTATCAACGGAAAAGAGGTCGCCAACGCCTATTCGGAGTTGAATGACCCCATCGACCAACGCGAGCGTTTTGAGGAGCAGCTCCGCCTGGCCGAGCGCGGCGACGAAGAAGCGATGGCAATGGACGAAGATTTCATCCGATCACTGGAATATGGAATGCCGACCACGTCAGGAATCGGTATAGGCATCGACCGCCTCACCATGATGCTGACCGATCAGACGAGCATTCAGGAAGTGCTGTTCTTCCCGCAGATGCGCCTCGAAAAGAAAGTGGAAATGGCTTCCGAAAATGATTACATGGCGCAGGGGGTGCCCACTATTTGGATTCCGGCCTTGCAGAAAATGGGCTTTTTGACCATCGAAGCCCTCAAAGCGGCCAATCCCAACAAAATCTTCAACGATCTGGGCGGCCTGCGCAAAAAGTTAAAAATCGAAGCTCCCATGCCGAAGAAAGAGGAAGTGGAGAGTTGGATAAACGGATAACAACTTAAACAAAAGGCGAGGCAAACCCCTCGCCTTCTTTCTGACCTATGGACCTGACCACTCATCGCCTGCGCATTGTACAGATCATTTCCGAGACATCCGACACCAAGACGTTTGTCTTACAGCCCTTGGATGATATGCCGTTTAATTATCAGGCAGGGCAATTTTTGACGTTGCTGTTTAAAGAGCACGGTCAGGAGGTCAGGCGTTCGTTTTCGTTTTCTACGGCACCGGGAGTAGATGTACTTCCGGCCATTACTATCAAGCGCGTACCCAACGGGCTGGTTTCCCGCCGATTGCTTGATTATGCAAAAGAAGGTGATGTGCTCATTGCATTAGAACCGTCGGGACGCTTCATTGTACCAAGCCAAGTGGTACCGCGACATGTATTTCTGATGGGAGCCGGGAGTGGAATCACGCCGTTGTTTTCATTGCTGAAACATCTTTTGTACACTGCACCCGAAACATCCGTTACGCTTCTGTACAGCAACCGAACCGTTGAGTCCACTATTTATTATGAGCAACTGCAACAGTTGCAGGCCGCGCATCCGCAACGCTTAAAAGTGATCTTCTTTTGGGGGAATGCCAAAAACCTGCGGCAAGCCCGGCTTAATAATTCGATGTTGGAAGAGATCGTCAACCAACACCTGATTTCTTCCAAGGACGATGTACTTTTTTACACCTGCGGGCCGCTGCACTTTATGCTCATGGTACAAATCACGCTCTTGACCATGGGCTTTGAGAAAGCACGCATTCATCGTGAGTTTTATACCGTCGACACCAAACCTCCGACCCCAAAACAGTATAAAGCCCAATACGTTACGCTGGATTTTAAGGGAACCTCCACCCTCGTTGAAGCAGCCAATAACCTGACCATCTTGGATGCGGGCGTCAAAGCGGGCTTGCCTTTGCCCTATAATTGCCGTTCGGGTCAATGCGGCAGTTGCATTGCACAATGCAAAGAAGGAGTGGTGGAAATGGAATACAATGAAATACTCACCGACGAAGAAGTAAGCCTCGGCCGCGTGCTGACGTGCATGGCGCACCCGCTCACAGACGATGTGCGCATATCATGGGAGAATTAAGCCGTCACCGTTTTGTACATTTCGGCTACAGTGTTTACGGCATAATCAATCTCTGCTTCGGTATTGTATTTCCCAAACGAAAACCGCACATTTCCACGGTCGGGTGCCACACCGAGTGCCCCCAATACGTGCGAGCCTACTTCTGAGCCGCTGGAGCAGGCACTTCCGCCCGAAGCCGATATCTTGGCGATGTCTAAATTAAAAAGCAACATATCGCTGATGTCTGAGGGCGGCAGGCTGACGTTCAACACGGTATAGTTACTGCGCTCCATGTTTTCGGAATCGCCGTTAAAACGTACATCTTCTATCTTTTCGCGGAGCCCGGCAATCATCCGTTTCTTCAGGTGCTCGATATGGGCACGGTGCGTATCCATGTCGCGATACGCGATTTCCAGTGCTTTGGCTAACCCCACTATTCCGTACACATTTTCCGTTCCGCCGCGCATATTCCGCTCCTGCGCGCCACCGTGGATGTAAGGATGAATTTTAGCCTCTCCGCTCACATACAGGAAACCTACACCTTTCGGACCGTTGAATTTATGGGCCGCCCCCACGATAAAATGCGTTTTCAGCTGTTTCAGATCATGCCGCAAATGCCCCACCGTTTGAACCGTATCACTGTGGAAGATGGCATCGTATTGCCCACACAGATCACCTGCTGCGTTCAGGTCCAGCAAATTACCGATCTCATTGTTGCCATGCATCAGCGATACCAGCGACCGCGGATTCGTGCGGAGCAGCTCTTCCAAATGGTTCAGGTCCACATGGCCTTTTTCATCAATGTTGACGAGACTCAACTTGATCTTCCCCGCTTTGGCCAAATATTCCAATGTATGCAATACGGCGTGATGCTCCAACGGCGATGTAATGGCGTGCGTCAGGCCGTAGGTATCAATACTGCACGTAATGGCAGTATTGTCGGCTTCGGTGCCGCCCGAAGTAAAAAATATCTGCGACGGTGATGTATTCAATAACCCGGCCACCGTTTTACGCGCCTGTTCAATGGCCGATTTTACCACTCGTCCGTGCCCGTGAATGGACGATGGATTGCCGTACTGCTCGGTCATCCACGGAAGCATGGCTTCAATTACTTCGGGAGAGATGCGAGTGGTGGCGGCATTGTCCAGGTAAACGCGGTCGGCTACGGAGCGGATCATGGGAGTAGTATTAGCGGTTGTTGAAGTCTGTTTGACTGTAAAAATTTAGTAACTGCAAAAATACGCTGAAAGTTCTACTCTACCAACCTATCGAGTC
Above is a window of Runella slithyformis DSM 19594 DNA encoding:
- a CDS encoding ferredoxin--NADP reductase, yielding MDLTTHRLRIVQIISETSDTKTFVLQPLDDMPFNYQAGQFLTLLFKEHGQEVRRSFSFSTAPGVDVLPAITIKRVPNGLVSRRLLDYAKEGDVLIALEPSGRFIVPSQVVPRHVFLMGAGSGITPLFSLLKHLLYTAPETSVTLLYSNRTVESTIYYEQLQQLQAAHPQRLKVIFFWGNAKNLRQARLNNSMLEEIVNQHLISSKDDVLFYTCGPLHFMLMVQITLLTMGFEKARIHREFYTVDTKPPTPKQYKAQYVTLDFKGTSTLVEAANNLTILDAGVKAGLPLPYNCRSGQCGSCIAQCKEGVVEMEYNEILTDEEVSLGRVLTCMAHPLTDDVRISWEN
- a CDS encoding cysteine desulfurase family protein, producing the protein MIRSVADRVYLDNAATTRISPEVIEAMLPWMTEQYGNPSSIHGHGRVVKSAIEQARKTVAGLLNTSPSQIFFTSGGTEADNTAITCSIDTYGLTHAITSPLEHHAVLHTLEYLAKAGKIKLSLVNIDEKGHVDLNHLEELLRTNPRSLVSLMHGNNEIGNLLDLNAAGDLCGQYDAIFHSDTVQTVGHLRHDLKQLKTHFIVGAAHKFNGPKGVGFLYVSGEAKIHPYIHGGAQERNMRGGTENVYGIVGLAKALEIAYRDMDTHRAHIEHLKKRMIAGLREKIEDVRFNGDSENMERSNYTVLNVSLPPSDISDMLLFNLDIAKISASGGSACSSGSEVGSHVLGALGVAPDRGNVRFSFGKYNTEAEIDYAVNTVAEMYKTVTA